A single Phoenix dactylifera cultivar Barhee BC4 chromosome 1, palm_55x_up_171113_PBpolish2nd_filt_p, whole genome shotgun sequence DNA region contains:
- the LOC120111578 gene encoding zinc finger protein CONSTANS-LIKE 4-like, with amino-acid sequence MASELEGAKRGGFWGLAARRCDSCKGSPALLFCRADTAYLCGTCDARVHGANKLASRHERVWMCGVCEQAPASVTCKADAAALCVTCDADIHSANLLARRHERVPVVPFLEPAASALESAGGGEGFLFKGVDECDEEENEAEEAEAASWLLRSPTPPNPNPKGGMLEAPELKTADYFFSDVDPYLDLEYGSSMDSRFQQTDSVVPVQAKAVVCPPPPPLLAPDGGVDLDFTRSRPSYSSYTAHSLSHSVSSSEVGVVPEGVCGGGGGGAMADVTDPYGGGGRSGNPAAQLDREARVMRYREKRKNRRFEKTIRYASRKAYAETRPRIKGRFAKRTEIEAEVDRIYSTAAEAALMVDNGYGVVLSF; translated from the exons atGGCAAGCGAGTTGGAAGGAGCGAAGCGAGGAGGGTTTTGGGGGCTTGCGGCAAGGAGGTGCGACTCGTGCAAGGGGTCGCCGGCGCTGCTGTTCTGCCGGGCGGACACGGCGTACCTTTGCGGCACGTGCGATGCGCGCGTGCACGGGGCGAACAAGCTGGCGTCGCGGCACGAGCGGGTGTGGATGTGTGGGGTCTGCGAGCAGGCGCCGGCCAGCGTCACGTGCAAGGCGGACGCCGCCGCACTCTGCGTCACCTGCGACGCCGACATCCACTCCGCCAACCTCCTCGCCCGCCGCCACGAGCGCGTCCCCGTCGTCCCCTTCCTCGAACCCGCCGCCTCCGCCCTCGAGTCCGCTGGCGGCGGCGAGGGGTTCCTCTTCAAGGGCGTCGACGAGTGCGACGAGGAGGAGAACGAGGCGGAGGAAGCGGAGGCCGCGTCGTGGCTCCTACGAAGTCCTACTCCCCCGAACCCTAATCCCAAAGGGGGGATGCTGGAGGCGCCGGAGCTGAAAACGGCCGACTACTTCTTCTCAGATGTGGATCCGTACCTGGATCTGGAATACGGCTCCTCCATGGACTCCCGATTCCAGCAGACCGACAGCGTCGTCCCCGTTCAGGCCAAGGCCGTCGTATGCCCGCCGCCTCCGCCCCTCCTCGCGCCGGACGGTGGCGTGGATCTCGATTTCACCCGATCCAGGCCCTCCTACAGTTCCTACACCGCCCATTCCCTGAGCCACAGC GTGTCCTCGTCGGAGGTGGGGGTGGTGCCGGAAGGTgtctgcggcggcggcggcgggggcgcAATGGCGGACGTGACTGACCCCTACGGTGGCGGGGGGAGGTCGGGGAATCCGGCGGCGCAGCTGGACCGGGAGGCGCGGGTGATGAGGTACCGAGAGAAGCGGAAGAACCGGCGGTTCGAGAAGACGATCCGGTACGCGTCGCGGAAGGCCTACGCGGAGACGCGGCCAAGGATCAAGGGGCGGTTCGCCAAGCGAACGGAGATCGAGGCGGAGGTCGACCGTATCTACTCCACCGCCGCCGAGGCGGCGCTCATGGTGGATAACGGTTACGGCGTCGTGCTGTCCTTCTGA